In Verrucomicrobiota bacterium, one genomic interval encodes:
- a CDS encoding glycosyltransferase family 2 protein, with product MPAYNAATTIEATVRDIPAGSVDEIILVDDVSRDNTVEIARRLGLTVIEHARNRGYGGNQKTCYDEALKRGADIVIMIHPDYQYDSRLAPHIAGFLDAGICDVVLGNRIRTRQETLACGMPVYKYFSNRVLTIIENFLTGQNLGEWHTGYRAYTADVLRTIPYHKNSDDFVFDSQLLMQAVYFGFRIGDVPVPVRYMAEASSINFVRSLTYGLRTLETVVQLYLARLGLLRPRIFQRDDE from the coding sequence ATGCCCGCGTATAACGCGGCGACGACGATCGAGGCGACCGTGCGCGACATCCCGGCCGGGAGCGTCGACGAGATCATCCTCGTTGACGACGTGTCGCGGGACAACACGGTCGAAATCGCCCGGCGGCTCGGTCTGACCGTGATCGAGCACGCACGCAACCGCGGCTACGGCGGCAATCAGAAGACTTGCTACGACGAAGCGCTCAAACGCGGCGCCGACATCGTCATTATGATCCATCCCGACTATCAGTACGACAGCCGGCTCGCACCGCACATTGCGGGGTTTCTCGATGCGGGCATTTGCGACGTGGTGCTCGGCAACCGGATCCGGACCCGGCAGGAAACGCTGGCGTGCGGTATGCCCGTGTACAAGTACTTCAGCAACCGGGTGCTGACGATCATCGAGAACTTCCTGACGGGGCAGAACCTCGGCGAGTGGCACACGGGCTACCGGGCCTACACGGCCGACGTGCTGCGGACGATCCCGTATCACAAGAACTCGGACGACTTCGTCTTCGACAGCCAGTTGCTCATGCAGGCCGTGTACTTCGGGTTCCGGATCGGCGACGTACCGGTTCCGGTGCGCTACATGGCCGAGGCGTCGTCGATCAACTTCGTGCGCAGCCTGACGTATGGGCTGCGCACGCTCGAGACGGTCGTGCAGCTCTATCTGGCCAGGCTCGGACTGCTCCGGCCGCGGATCTTCCAGCGCGACGACGAATGA
- a CDS encoding acyltransferase, with translation MHQIAQPSRVDGLDVLRALAVLLILGFHATDVSGWQPGECAWHFGQTGRRLFLLLSAFLLFQPYARAAYRTGPGRGAIDVTAYALKRALRLLPLYVATVLALTLFGYLMRWPANAKNLLYHLLFIHTFDKGTRFGLMGPLWFIALIAHWYMLLPFVGWIWLKLRRPLATWALASLVLAVAYALAWAWPPFSRETFSLLVDRSLVGALPYLFVGMTASAWFARERERAITAHRTLPIALCLAVTGVVIGTLSVFANEGGHHVSPLALGTITLGLAYASPSGRALAPLQAFGRMSYSVYICHSPVFVAVAWLGIFDTVTNGPARTALLFAAALPPLVLASAISYRLLERPFIGLKLASPRRTVAQLGAVYAAVIAASAILFALEKPAAPGKQRPTFVPRREAQEPVKQPHSRPRAAEQGTGWPEATLRRTAVAPTPPHCYDQDS, from the coding sequence ATGCACCAGATAGCACAGCCCAGCCGCGTCGACGGCCTCGACGTGCTGCGCGCGCTCGCCGTGCTCCTCATCCTCGGCTTCCACGCCACCGACGTCAGCGGTTGGCAGCCCGGCGAATGCGCCTGGCACTTCGGACAGACCGGCCGGCGCCTCTTCCTGCTGCTCTCGGCCTTCCTGCTCTTTCAGCCATATGCCCGCGCCGCCTACCGCACGGGGCCGGGCAGGGGCGCCATCGACGTAACCGCTTACGCGCTCAAGCGCGCCCTTCGCCTGCTCCCGCTCTACGTGGCAACCGTGCTCGCATTGACTCTCTTCGGATACCTCATGCGGTGGCCGGCCAACGCCAAGAACCTCCTCTACCACCTTCTGTTCATCCACACGTTCGACAAGGGAACGCGCTTCGGCTTGATGGGGCCCCTGTGGTTCATCGCCCTCATCGCCCACTGGTACATGCTTCTCCCGTTCGTTGGCTGGATCTGGTTGAAGCTTAGACGCCCGCTCGCGACCTGGGCTCTCGCCAGCCTCGTCCTCGCCGTCGCCTACGCGCTGGCCTGGGCGTGGCCTCCATTCTCCAGGGAGACCTTCTCGCTTCTGGTCGACCGGAGCCTCGTCGGCGCGCTCCCGTACCTTTTCGTCGGCATGACCGCATCGGCCTGGTTCGCTCGGGAACGCGAGCGGGCGATCACGGCTCACCGCACCTTGCCCATCGCGCTCTGCCTTGCAGTGACCGGTGTCGTCATCGGCACACTCAGCGTCTTCGCCAACGAGGGCGGCCACCATGTGAGCCCGCTGGCGCTCGGCACGATCACTCTCGGGCTTGCGTACGCGTCGCCGAGCGGGAGGGCGCTGGCGCCCCTCCAGGCGTTCGGCAGAATGTCGTATTCGGTCTACATCTGCCACTCGCCCGTGTTCGTCGCCGTAGCGTGGCTCGGCATCTTCGACACGGTCACAAACGGCCCCGCCAGAACGGCGCTGCTCTTCGCCGCAGCTCTGCCGCCGCTCGTCCTGGCCTCCGCCATCTCCTACCGGCTGCTCGAGCGGCCCTTCATCGGCCTCAAGCTCGCCTCTCCACGCCGCACGGTCGCCCAACTGGGCGCCGTCTACGCGGCCGTCATCGCCGCGAGCGCCATCCTGTTCGCACTCGAGAAACCCGCCGCGCCCGGCAAACAACGCCCCACCTTCGTCCCACGCCGCGAGGCACAGGAACCCGTCAAGCAGCCTCATAGCCGGCCGCGCGCCGCAGAACAGGGCACAGGCTGGCCTGAAGCGACACTGCGGCGCACGGCAGTTGCCCCGACACCGCCGCACTGCTATGATCAAGATTCGTAA